ATGACAAAAGGAAGCATCCTAATCCTTGAGATGATCCCCATAAATAGCCTAACGCAGAGATAAGCACTAACAGCACTTATGATGACTCCAAGGGCGATATCGCTCCAAGGAAGAGCATTTGGATCTTTTATAAGTTTGATACTCTCAAGCCCACCAGCTAGGATAATGACTGGGATCGACATCAAAAATGAGAAATTCGCACTTCCCTTGTGGCTAAAACCTAAAAATAAGGCTGCCGTCATCGTTATACCTGATCTTGAGACGCCAGGGATAAGTGCCACGGCCTGGGCAAGGCCGATAATAAGTGCAAATTTTATAGTCATTTCATATTCACTTTTATTTGTCGAGCGAAGATCAGCAAAGTAAAGTGCTATGCCAAAGACGATCGTAGTAATAGCGATCACAACGCCACTTCTTGCGTATTCTTCGATAATGTTGTTAAACAAAAGCCCAAAGATCCCAACTGGAATGGTAGCAAATCCCACGCACCAGACAAGCAAGCTATCGCCTACCATCTTTCGTTGTGCGATCGAGGCAAAAAAGTCACGAAGTAGCTTAAAAATCGTATCTTTAAAATAAAAAAGTATCGCACTTAGCGTACCAACGTGCACTGCCACGTCAAAAGCAAGCCCTTGATCTGGCCAGCCAAGTAGCTTTGGCACCAAGATAAGATGAGCCGAGCTAGATATCGGCAAAAATTCGCTTATACCTTGCACCAAGGCCAAAACAATAACGTGAGAAATTTCCATAAAATGCCTTTTTTGATTTTAGATTGCAGTTGGGGATTTTACTCCCCAAGATTAAATTTATATAAGTTCGCTAGCAAAATTTGCAAGCTTTTGCGGAGTAAATCCAAAGTGATCAAATAGCTCGTTAGCCTTTCCGCTAGCGCCAAAGCTATTCATGCCATAAACTGCGTCAGCAAATTTATACCACTCATAGCCAGTTGCAGCTTCAACTGCGATGATCGTCGTATTTTTGTCTAAAATTTTAGCCACGTATTCATCTGGCTGCTCGCAAAGTAGGTCAAAACAAGGAGCTGACACGATGTTTGCACCAATGCCTTGTTCGCCAAGAATTTCAGCTGCCTTTACACAGAGTGAGACCTCGCTACCACTTGCTATAAATGTTATCTTCGCATCTTTTGACGAGCTTAAAAGATATGCGCCGTTACTAACCTCGCCAAATTCGCCTTTTGCCAGTGGATCAAGCCCTTGACGGCTAAGCACAAAGGCGCTTGGAGCGTTTAAATTTAGAGCCACTTGCCAGCTAGCTGAGTTTTCGTTGCCATCAGCTGGGCGGAAAGTGTAGAAATTTGGCATCGCTCTAAATGTGCTAAGCTGTTCGATAGGCTGGTGCGTCGGACCATCTTCGCCAACGCCGATGCTATCGTGCGTGAAGACAAAAAAGTGCTTGATACCCATGAGCGCTGCTATCCTCGCACTTGGTTTTAGATAGTCGCTGAAAATAAAAAATGTTGCTGAAAATGGCAAGAAAAGGCCGTATCTTGAGATACCGTTGTTGATAGCTGCCATGGCGTGTTCTCTGATGCCGTAGTGGATATTTTTGCCATTTGGAAAGTCGCCCATACCCTTTAGCTCAGTCTTATTTGAAGGAGCTAAGTCAGCGCTGCCGCCGATAAAGCCAGGTAGTTTTTTAGCTATCTCATTTAAAATGACATGGTTTGTATCTCTTGTGGCTAGCTTTTTGTCGCTAAAGTCTGGAAATTCGATCTTGCTAAAGTCTGGATTAAGAAGTGAGTTTAGTAAATTTTTGCCTTCAATGCTTAACGCCTCAACCTTTTTGTTCCACATCGCCTCTTCTAGATCGCCCTTTTCAACTGCGCCTCTAAATCTTAAAAGCACGTCCTCGTCGATAGCAAATTTCTTCTCAGGGTCAAAGCCAGCTGCATCCTTTGCCTTTTTGATGATCTCTTCGCCAAGTGGTGCACCGTGGCTGTGGTGACTTCCTTCAAGCTCCATTGCACCACGTGCTATACGTGTGTTTGCGATGATAAGATATGGCGACTCTTTCTCGTTTGCTTGCTCAAGTGCAAATTCGATCTGATCGTAGTCGTGTCCATCGATACGCGCGACCTCCCAGCCCTGCGCCTCAAACCTCGCTTTGACATCCTCACTAAAAGCTATCGCCGTGTCACCCTCGATCGTAATGTTATTTGAGTCGTAAATGAGCACAAGATTATCTAGTCTTAAATTTCCAGCTACCGAACATGCCTCGTAGCTTATACCCTCTTCAAGATCGCCATCACCGCAAAGGCAATAAATTTTATGATCGATTATTTTATTATCTGGCTCGTTTAGCACGTTTGCAGCGTATTTTTCTGCCATAGCTAAACCTACTGCGTTTGCTACACCTTGACCAAGCGGGCCAGTAGCAACCTCAACGCCTGGAGTGTGAATCTCTGGGTGTCCTGGTGTGTTTGAGCCAAGTTGGCGGAAATTTTTAAGCTCATCAAGGCTTAGATCGTAGCCGCTTAGATGCAAGAAGCTATAAACCAAACTTGATGCGTGACCACCGCTAAAAACTAGTCTATCTCTGTTTAGCCATTTTGGATTTTTTGGATTGTGTTTTAAAAAGTTGCTTAAAACCACCATAATATCAGCTAAACCCATAGGCGCACCTGGGTGTCCGCTGTTAGCGTTTTGCACCATGTCAGCGCACAAAAATCTTATAGTATCGGCTTGTTTTTTTAGCATATGATCTCCTTTTATTACGTCAGATTATACAAAAAAGTGATTAAAACTTGCCTTGTGTTTTTGTCCAAAATGTCTAAATAATGATATAAATTTTTTAAATTTTTAGTAGTAAAAAGCTAGAATTTTCTAGCTTTTATCTAAGGTGTTTATCTGTAAGCTCTAAGATCATCTTAGCTATGCCAGCGTCTATCTGTTTTAGTGTCTCTTCTATCTCGCAAATAAGCTCATCTTTTTTCTTTTTAGCGCCCTCAAGGCCAAGTAAATTTGTAAATGAGTTTTTAGCTAAGTCGTTATGCACAGGCTTTCCAGCGGCCGCCTCGTCGCTTGTAAGATCGATGATATCATCTTGTATCTGAAAAGCAAGGCCTAGCTTTAGGCCGATATCATAAATTTTCTCACACTCTATTTCGCTTAAATTTGCTATCACAGCACCCATTTTTAGGCTAGCAGCGATCAGCTTTGCGGTTTTGTGGATGTGCAAAAAGACTAGCTCATCAAGGCTTAGCATCTT
The nucleotide sequence above comes from Campylobacter concisus. Encoded proteins:
- a CDS encoding undecaprenyl-diphosphate phosphatase; this encodes MEISHVIVLALVQGISEFLPISSSAHLILVPKLLGWPDQGLAFDVAVHVGTLSAILFYFKDTIFKLLRDFFASIAQRKMVGDSLLVWCVGFATIPVGIFGLLFNNIIEEYARSGVVIAITTIVFGIALYFADLRSTNKSEYEMTIKFALIIGLAQAVALIPGVSRSGITMTAALFLGFSHKGSANFSFLMSIPVIILAGGLESIKLIKDPNALPWSDIALGVIISAVSAYLCVRLFMGIISRIRMLPFVIYRLILGAFLLYLFL
- the tkt gene encoding transketolase codes for the protein MLKKQADTIRFLCADMVQNANSGHPGAPMGLADIMVVLSNFLKHNPKNPKWLNRDRLVFSGGHASSLVYSFLHLSGYDLSLDELKNFRQLGSNTPGHPEIHTPGVEVATGPLGQGVANAVGLAMAEKYAANVLNEPDNKIIDHKIYCLCGDGDLEEGISYEACSVAGNLRLDNLVLIYDSNNITIEGDTAIAFSEDVKARFEAQGWEVARIDGHDYDQIEFALEQANEKESPYLIIANTRIARGAMELEGSHHSHGAPLGEEIIKKAKDAAGFDPEKKFAIDEDVLLRFRGAVEKGDLEEAMWNKKVEALSIEGKNLLNSLLNPDFSKIEFPDFSDKKLATRDTNHVILNEIAKKLPGFIGGSADLAPSNKTELKGMGDFPNGKNIHYGIREHAMAAINNGISRYGLFLPFSATFFIFSDYLKPSARIAALMGIKHFFVFTHDSIGVGEDGPTHQPIEQLSTFRAMPNFYTFRPADGNENSASWQVALNLNAPSAFVLSRQGLDPLAKGEFGEVSNGAYLLSSSKDAKITFIASGSEVSLCVKAAEILGEQGIGANIVSAPCFDLLCEQPDEYVAKILDKNTTIIAVEAATGYEWYKFADAVYGMNSFGASGKANELFDHFGFTPQKLANFASELI